A segment of the Pseudoalteromonas sp. DL-6 genome:
TCTGATCATTTTGCTTTACTTACCGAATTGGTATTTGAAGATGCTAATCAGCAATCCCTAGAAACAAAACCAAGCGATCAAAAGCAGCAAGATATACAAGAATTGGCAATGAACAAAGCAGATAAACGCAAAGTACCAATGTTTGAGAATAGCTAGGTATAGTAAAGGTGTTAGGTTAAAGGTTTTAGGTGAAAGAAAAAGTTAATACATTACGGTAGTGCTTTTAGGTTTGCAGCGTTTTATACAGCGAGCCATTCAGTTGAGTGTTAAAAATTCATCAGACAATAAAACACCGCGCTTGCTACAAGCGCGGTGTTTAATTTTACTAACCTGATACCTGATACCTGATACCTGATACCTGATACCTGATACCTGATACCTGATATCTAATACTAGCTATGAATCATGATGCTTTTAACATTCACAAATTCGCGAATCCCAAAGCCACCATGCTCTCGGCCATAACCACTGTCTTTAACACCGCCAAATGGTAAGTTCGGTTGAGCAAGTCCGTAGCCATTAATATTGATCATACCGGTATCAAAATACTTTGTAGCCAGCTCAATGGCTTTCTTCTCATCTTTTGAAAAGATACCGCCGCCTAGTCCATAACGGGAGTCGTTGGCAATACGCATAGCGTCGTCGTTATCTTTGGCTTTAATCAAAGATGCTACAGGGCCAAATAGCTCATCGTCATAAGCAGGCATGCCCGGTGCAAGGTTTTCCAGCACGGTTGGTGGATAGTAATAACCCGTTTGTTGCGGTATTTCGCCGCCTACAATTGTTTTTGCACCCGCATTGACAGAGTCTTGCACTTGCTGATGAATTTTGTCGCGTAAATCTTCGCGTGCCATAGGACCCAGTTCAGTATCTTCATCCATTGGATCGCCCATTTTTATCGCCTTAAACTGCTGGCTTAGTGCTTCTTTAAAGTCATTGTAGAGTGAATCGACCACCACAAAGCGCTTGGCTGCAACACAGGTTTGGCCGTTGTTGATAATGCGTCCTTGTAAACATGCTTTGACTGCAAGGGCTAAGTCCGCGTCATCAAGTACAACAAAAGCATCGTTGCTACCCAGCTCTAGCACGGTTTTTTTAACATGCTTGGCAGCTTGCTCTGCCACTTTTTTACCAGTGCCATCACTTCCAGTAAAGGTTACGCCACTAATCGCTGAGTGTGAAATAAGGGCGCTGGCAGTTTTACCATCAACTAGTAAGTTGCTAAAGCAGTGTTCAGGAAAGCCTGCTTGTAGAAATAGTGTTTCAATTTTCTCAGCCATACCGAATACATTACCAGCATGTTTTAATACCGTGGTATTACCTGCCATGATGTTTGCGGCACTGTATCTAATAACTTGATAAAGTGGGAAGTTCCACGGCTGAATACCCAACAGCACGCCGGTAGGGCGATAGCTTATTATTGCACGACCGCCTTGCATGTCGCGCTCCTCGTCACTAAGCATGTCTGCGCCATGTTCCGCGGTATAACGACAAATGTCAGCACAAAGCTGTACTTCTTGGAAACCCTGCTCATAGACTTTACCCATTTCTTCGGTCATCAGTTTTGCTAAGGCTTCTTTTTGACTTTCAAACAAAGAGGCTAATTTATTTAGATATTGTGCGCGCTCGGTAAACGAGGTTAATCGCCATGTTAAGTATGTTTCATGAGATTTTTCGATCACTTGTTCTGCTTGAGCTTGAGAAAGCAGCGTATAGCTATTAATGACTTGCTCGGTTGCGGGATTGATCGTATCAACTGTGTTACTCATTTTACCTCCTAACAAATTATGTAATAGGGTAGCTGCAAAACCAAAGCCAGTTAGTTTTTTGATATTAAAAAAGTTATAACTATTTGTTAGTAATAGTTTTTACATTAAATATGACTAAAATTTAGATGTTGTTTGCTTGCTGTTTTTGCTATGGTTCTGTAAATACTGCAAGTTGTTGAAAAAGTTACAGGGAGAGTTCAGATGAAGCCATCATTGTTTAATACCGCTTTACCGATAATTCAGGCACCTATGGCCGGTGTTCAAAACGAGCAGCTTGCTCTTGCTGTAAGTGAGGCTGGAGGGTTAGGCTCTTTGCCTTGCGCTATGTTATCCCCAGCACAATTAGTTGAGCAGCTAGAAATACTTAGCCACAAAACAACGAAGCCGTTTAATCTTAACTTTTTTTGTCATACAGTTGCTGACTACACACCCGCGCAACAACAGTGCTGGCATGCATTACTTGCCGCTTACTTTACAGAGTATAAAATTGACCCGCAAAGCTTAACTGCAGGGGCTTCTCGTCAACCTATAAATCAATCGATTGTTGATATAATTGCACCTTATAAGCCAGCAGTTGTGAGTTTTCATTTTGGTTTACCTGAGCAAGCTATTGTGGCGCAAATAAAAAGCTGGGGTACTAAAGTAATTTCAACGGCCACTACCTTAGATGAAGCTATTTGGCTTAGTAAAAATGGTGCTGATGCCATAATTGCACAGGGTTTAGAAGCTGGGGGGCACCGAGGCCATTTTTTATCTATGGATTTAAGCTTGCAACAAAATACTGAGCAGTTAGTTAAACATTGTGTTGAGCATATATCACTGCCTATTATTGCTGCTGGTGGCATTGCTTCGGCCGGTGATGTACAGCGATTTAAAGCGTTAGGAGCCAGTGCAGTCCAAGTAGGGAGTGCTTATTTACTATGCAAGGAGGCAACAACATCGGCTTTGCATCAACAGGCTATTTTAGATCAGCAACAAGATGAGACCACACTGACCACATTGTTCTCTGGTAGGGCCGCTCGGGGTATTCAAAATCGAGTAATGCAAGAATTAGGTGCTATGCCAAATGGGGTTCCTGCGTTTCCACACGCCAGCAGTGCAATAACGGCATTAAGAAGTCGCGCTGAAAAAAGTGCTAAAAGTGATTTTTCGCCTTTGTGGTGTGGCCAAAAATATATTCCCAGGGTGGGTGTGTCAGCGGCTGATATTACGCATGCTTTAATGAAAAAATGGTAATTTTTAATGTCTGATAATCCACTTTTATCGCTTGGCGATAGTTATGAAGCGCTAGTAAACAAGTTTAAAGTGCAATTAGCTGGGAAGTATCCTCAGCAACGAATAGCGCCCAATACCGTATTAGTGCAACAAGGCGATGTACAAGGTTATGGGTATTTAATTGTTCAGGGGGTTTTAGGCGCTATTCATGACGATATAGACGGCGTGCAAAAGTGTAAAGAGTTTTATTTTAAAGATGAATTTGCATTGCTGTTTGCCAATTGGATGACCTCAACGCCTGCGTTTTATCAATTAAAAGTGATTAACGAAGCAAGTGTAATTAAAGTACCACTAACACTATTTGAGCAAGCACAGTATCAACTGATTAAGCAGCAGCTTATTGCACAGCAACTTATTTTTAAAGAAGCTAAAGAGGCATTTTTATTACTAAATAGCCCCGAGCAGCGTTACTGTTATTTACTCAAACATAAGCCCCATTGGTTGGCGCAGCTAAGCTTGAGCCAAGTGGCAATGTATATAGGTATTTCAGCTATTTCGTTGTCACGAATTCGTAAGCGACTTAACTTAAGTTAAGTACTGTTTTTATAAAGCATTATACACTCCCCATTTTTAAGCCTTAATGCCTTGGAGTGCTATGTTTTTAATTGCCCAATCGTTGGTTGCAGTTGCTACTTTACTCGACTTAGCTTCATTTCAGTTTAAGTCCCGACGAATTATTTTAAGCTGTTTATTTACCTCAGTATTATTAACCTCTGCTCACTTTTTTATATTGGGCTATCACAGTGCTGGCTGCTTAATGTTTATTGCCGCGGTACGTTATTTTTACTGTATTTACTATAAGCATACTTGGGCTATGTTTGGGTTTATGGCTGTAAGCTGCTTAGCCGTTTATTTTACTTGGCAAGATTGGTTTAGCGCATTTGCATTGGTGGCGACATTAATACAAACCATTGCTTCATTTCAAAATCGAGATTTGCACTTAAGGTTATGTATGGTGGTGGGAACCTCTTTTTGGA
Coding sequences within it:
- a CDS encoding NAD-dependent succinate-semialdehyde dehydrogenase yields the protein MSNTVDTINPATEQVINSYTLLSQAQAEQVIEKSHETYLTWRLTSFTERAQYLNKLASLFESQKEALAKLMTEEMGKVYEQGFQEVQLCADICRYTAEHGADMLSDEERDMQGGRAIISYRPTGVLLGIQPWNFPLYQVIRYSAANIMAGNTTVLKHAGNVFGMAEKIETLFLQAGFPEHCFSNLLVDGKTASALISHSAISGVTFTGSDGTGKKVAEQAAKHVKKTVLELGSNDAFVVLDDADLALAVKACLQGRIINNGQTCVAAKRFVVVDSLYNDFKEALSQQFKAIKMGDPMDEDTELGPMAREDLRDKIHQQVQDSVNAGAKTIVGGEIPQQTGYYYPPTVLENLAPGMPAYDDELFGPVASLIKAKDNDDAMRIANDSRYGLGGGIFSKDEKKAIELATKYFDTGMININGYGLAQPNLPFGGVKDSGYGREHGGFGIREFVNVKSIMIHS
- a CDS encoding nitronate monooxygenase — protein: MKPSLFNTALPIIQAPMAGVQNEQLALAVSEAGGLGSLPCAMLSPAQLVEQLEILSHKTTKPFNLNFFCHTVADYTPAQQQCWHALLAAYFTEYKIDPQSLTAGASRQPINQSIVDIIAPYKPAVVSFHFGLPEQAIVAQIKSWGTKVISTATTLDEAIWLSKNGADAIIAQGLEAGGHRGHFLSMDLSLQQNTEQLVKHCVEHISLPIIAAGGIASAGDVQRFKALGASAVQVGSAYLLCKEATTSALHQQAILDQQQDETTLTTLFSGRAARGIQNRVMQELGAMPNGVPAFPHASSAITALRSRAEKSAKSDFSPLWCGQKYIPRVGVSAADITHALMKKW
- a CDS encoding Crp/Fnr family transcriptional regulator, whose protein sequence is MSDNPLLSLGDSYEALVNKFKVQLAGKYPQQRIAPNTVLVQQGDVQGYGYLIVQGVLGAIHDDIDGVQKCKEFYFKDEFALLFANWMTSTPAFYQLKVINEASVIKVPLTLFEQAQYQLIKQQLIAQQLIFKEAKEAFLLLNSPEQRYCYLLKHKPHWLAQLSLSQVAMYIGISAISLSRIRKRLNLS
- a CDS encoding YgjV family protein, which translates into the protein MFLIAQSLVAVATLLDLASFQFKSRRIILSCLFTSVLLTSAHFFILGYHSAGCLMFIAAVRYFYCIYYKHTWAMFGFMAVSCLAVYFTWQDWFSAFALVATLIQTIASFQNRDLHLRLCMVVGTSFWITHNIFAGSPVAILMESLFLSSNLLGLYRFYVGKKSLSEPQTQP